One genomic window of Camelina sativa cultivar DH55 chromosome 5, Cs, whole genome shotgun sequence includes the following:
- the LOC104786044 gene encoding probable arabinosyltransferase ARAD1: MARKSSLLKRAAIAVVSVIAIYVILNASVSRSLPSSSDLPRQLIREEDDDXIGSWTGSRMRLATLGVIEQHSIARGGVKKPADDVTALKYPGHQHMHEWYLFSDLNRPEVDRSGSPIVRVLDPADADLFYVPVFSSLSLIVNAGRPVEPGSGYSDEKMQEGLMEWLEGQEWWRRNGGRDHVIPAGDPNALYRILDRVKNAVLLVADFGRLRPDQGSFVKDVVIPYSHRVNLFNGEIGVEARNTLLFFMGNRYRKDGGKVRDLLFQVLEKEGDVTIKHGTQSRENRRAATKGMHTSKFCLNPAGDTPSACRLFDSIVSLCVPVIVSDGIELPFEDVIDYRKFSIFVEANAALQPGFLVHMLRKIKTKKILEYQREMRLVTRYFDYDNPNGAVKEIWRQVSQKLPLIKLMSNRDRRLVLRNLTEPNCSCLCTNQTGLITSI; this comes from the exons ATGGCGCGCAAATCTTCCCTTCTCAAACGAGCAGCAATCGCCGTCGTCTCCGTGATCGCAATCTATGTAATTCTCAACGCCTCCGTGAGCCGTTCCCTCCCTTCCTCATCCGATCTCCCTCGCCAGCTAATCcgcgaagaagatgatgatgaNATCGGATCTTGGACCGGGTCAAGAATGCG GCTCGCAACACTNGGTGTCATCGAGCAGCACTCAATCGCTCGCGGCGGAGTCAAGAAGCCCGCCGATGACGTCACCGCGCTCAAGTATCCGGGTCATCAGCATATGCACGAGTGGTATCTTTTCTCGGATCTGAACCGACCCGAAGTCGATCGATCCGGGTCTCCGATTGTCCGTGTCTTGGATCCCGCCGACGCTGATCTCTTCTACGTCCCGGTGTTCTCTTCCCTCAGCTTAATTGTGAATGCGGGTCGACCCGTTGAACCCGGATCCGGTTACAGCGATGAGAAGATGCAGGAAGGGTTGATGGAGTGGCTTGAGGGCCAAGAGTGGTGGAGGAGGAACGGTGGCCGAGATCACGTGATACCCGCCGGTGATCCTAATGCCTTGTATCGGATCTTGGACCGGGTCAAGAATGCGGTTCTGCTCGTGGCGGATTTCGGACGGCTGAGGCCTGATCAAGGATCGTTCGTCAAGGATGTGGTGATACCTTACTCTCATAGGGTCAATCTCTTCAATGGGGAAATTGGAGTTGAGGCTCGCAACACTTTGCTCTTCTTCATGGGAAATCGATATCGCAAAGAT GGTGGAAAAGTTCGTGATTTGCTATTCCAAGTTCTTGAAAAGGAAGGAGATGTAACAATAAAACATGGAACTCAATCCAGGGAAAACCGACGAGCTGCTACGAAAGGAATGCATACCTCGAAGTTCTGTCTAAATCCTGCGGGTGACACCCCATCCGCCTGCAGACTCTTTGACTCCATTGTCAGTTTGTGTGTGCCCGTGATTGTTAGCGATGGTATCGAGTTACCTTTTGAAGATGTTATAGATTATAGAAAGTTTTCGATTTTTGTTGAGGCAAATGCAGCTCTGCAGCCTGGATTTTTGGTTCATATGCTGAGGAAGATAAAAACCAAGAAGATCTTGGAGTATCAGAGAGAGATGAGATTG GTAACACGGTATTTTGACTATGATAACCCAAATGGAGCAGTGAAGGAAATTTGGCGTCAAGTCTCGCAGAAGTTACCGCTCATCAAGCTAATGAGCAACCGTGACAGACGCCTCGTCCTAAGAAACTTAACCGAACCAAACTGCTCATGTCTATGCACAAACCAAACCGGTCTTATCACTTCCATTTAA